The sequence TGAGCGCTCGCGCCGTCCCGGAAGGAGCCCCTTCCGGCGGGCCGCCCTTGAGCGTGAGCACCGCCTCCGCCGTCGTCTCGTCGAAGACCGTGTCCACGCGCTCGCTGAAGGGCGCGCCCAGCACGCCCTGGCTGCCCTGCGGCACGCACGCGTCGCACACCGCCACGTCCACGCCCGGCAGCGTCATGGCCTTGAAGCGCAGCGTGCGTCCGCGCGCCAGCCGCGCCACGGTGTTGCCCAGCGCGCCCGGCACGGTGACGGTGTCCTTCAGGAACGCCACGTCGATGCCGGACGCCGCCGCCGCCGCGGTGGTGAGCACCACCACCGGCGTGCGCGAGTCCAGCGCCAGCACCACCGGCGGCCCGCTGTCCACGCGCCCCTGCACCGCCGCGAAGCCGCCGCGCCGCTCGAAGTGCGTGCGCGCCACGTCCGGCTTGAGCGCCTGCTCCGGCGTGTCCGACGCGCGCACGTGCTTGTCCCAGCCGCCCGAGTACAGCGTCCCGTCCGCCGCGAACGCCAGCGCGCTCACCGGCCCCATGTGCAGCCGCGCCTCCGCGCCGAACGTCAGCTCCGGCACGGACAGCAGGGACACCAGCCCCTGCGCGCTGCCCACCGCCAGCCACCGGCCATCCGGATGGAAGGCCACCGACACCAGCGGCTCCTCCGTGGCGAGCGCCCCCACCTGCGCGCCCGTCGTCGCGTCGAAGAGCTGCACCGCGCCGCTGCGGCTCACCGTGGCCACCCTCGCGCCGTCCGGTGAGAAGGCCACGCCCTCCAGGTCGTACTGCTGAACGTTGACCTGCGGATCCGCGAGCATCACCGGCGCGCCAGCGTCACCCGCCTTCGAGGCGGAGGGCGCCAGGTCCCAGATGGACACGTGGTACGCCTTGTCGCCCAGGCGCGTGTACGCCACGCGGTGGCCGCTCGGCGCGAAGTCCAGCGCCCAGATGAAGTCCTTGCGGTTGAGGACGGCGGGCTCCCCGTCGAAGCCCTCCACCGCGCCGGAGAGGAAGCCTCCGGGCGTGGACGCCAGCCGCGTCGCCGTGTCCGGAGACAGACCCGCGGCCGTGTGCGCGCAGCCCGTGAGCGCAAGCGCGCCCGCGAGGACGAAGCCCCCGGTACGCAGGCTCATGAACCCGAGCCGCGGACGGCGGCCTTCTCCTTCTCCACGTTGATCTCGTTCACGCCCTTGCTGTCCACGGACAGGAGGAACAGCTGCTTGTCCGCTTCCCGCTTGTCGTTGAACGACGTGCGGCCCGTGGCGCCGTCGAAGTCCTTCAGCCCCGCCAGCGCCTCGCGCATCGCCGCGCGCGAGTTGGGACGCTGCTTGTCGATGACCTGCCGCACCATGCGCGCCGAGTCGTAGCCGATGGCCTCCAGCAGGCCCGGGTCACGGCCCAGCTCCCTGTACGCGTCGCGGTAGGTCTTCACGAACTTCTGCGTCGCGGGGCGCTGCGAGTCCACGAAGAAGCCGTCCACGTACACCGAGCAGGTGACGAACTTGCCGCCGCGCTCCAGCAGCTCCGGCAGGCCCGAGCGGCCCTTGGGGCTGGACCACTGGTTGGTGCCGAAGAGCGTGACGGTCTTCAGGTCCTTCTTGCCCGTCGTCTTGCGGATGCGCTCCAGGTCGCGCGGGTCGCACGCGTTGGTGACGATGTCCTCCACCGCGAGCGCGGGCGTCACCAGGCTCACCCGGCGCCAGTCGTCCGGGATGAAGAGGCCCTCGAAGTCGATGATGGGTTCCACGCCGCTCTTCGCCTTCTCCATCGCCTTGCGGCGGCGGTACGCGTCCGTGATCTTCTCACCCTGCACGTCGCGCACGGCCTCCGCCCAGTCGCCGCGGTCCTCCAGGTAGTAGCGGCCCACCAGGCGCTTGGCCTCGCCGGTGAACGTCGTCTGGTCGTAGGAGTAGGACTCCGCGCCGCGCACCGCGCCACCGCGCGACACCACGTCGTCCCAGAACTCGTTCGCCAGCTCCACGCCGTAGGGGATGTTCGGGTAGAGCACCGCGAAGCGCTTGTAGCCCTTCACGTTCATCGCGTAGTCCGCGATGGCGCGCGCCTGCGCGGAGTTCGTCAGCATGTTGCGGAAGACGTACGGGCCGATGTCCGTGATGCCCTCCTGACGGCTCAGCGTCAGCAGCGGCACCTGGAGCTCTTCGGCCAGCAGCGCCGCGCGCTTGGTGTCGTCCACCAGCAGCGGCCCCAGCGCCGCGATGGCGCCGTCGTCGAACGCGAGCTGCTCCATCGCGGTGCCCGTCTTGTTGACGTCGCCCTGCGTGTCCTTCACCACCAGCTCGATGTCGCTGCCCTGCAGCGCCAGCTTCACGCCGCGCAGCACCGCCTCACCGATGGGCTGGTAGCGGCCCGTCATGGGCAGCAGCACCGCCACCGTGCGCGGACGCACCTCCACGCGGCGGGTGGCGCGCGCGAGCAGGTCCTTCGCCTGCGGCGCGAAGGCGCTGTTGGGCGCCTCACGCAGGTACGTCTGGAGCGTCTCCTCCAGGCGGGTCCAGTCACGCAGGTGGTAGTAGATGCGCGCCAGCTTGAACTGGAGCACCGGCCACGCGGGGTTGGACGGGGACAGCCCCTCCTGCACGCGCGCGATGTCCAGGAAGCTGGCGCGGCCCTCCACCAACTGCTCCACCTTCTGCACCGCCGCCGTCTTCTCCTCCGGCGTCTGCGCGTCGCCGGCTTCCTTCACCGCGGACGACAGCGCCTGCGAGTAAAGGCCCGCGCCCTCCGCCGCGCGCGCGGCCTCCTTCAAGAGCTGCTCCTTCTCCTCCCCGGACGCGCGCTCCGCCAGGCTGGTGAGCGTCTGGTACGCGTCGCGGTAGGCGCCCACCTCCATGGCGGAGACGGCCAGCTTGTGCTTGGCGTCCTCGGCCTGGGCGTAGAGGGGGTTCTCGAAGAGCAGCTCGTTGAAGGCCTTGCGCGCGTTCGCGTAGTCCTTCGCCTCGAAGTAGAGGACGCCCGCGTTGTAGAGCGCGTCCTGGCCGGCGGTGGTGGCGGGGTACGCCTTGCGCACGGACAGGTAGGCCTCCGCGGCCTGCTTCTTGTCCGGGTTCGACTGCGCCTGCGTGCGGGCCTGCGCGAGCGCGGCGTTCGCGGTGGCGTCCTGCTTCGCCTCCACGCGCGGGCGGTTGTTCTGGGTGGTGTCCCCCCCGGAGGTGTCGTCCCGGCTGTCGGTGCGGGAGGGCGACTTGGGGCAGGCGGTCAACGTCAGGGCCAGCGCGGCGACGAGCGCGCGGCGCGATGCGGAGAGGACTTCCATGGCGAGGTGCATAGCAGCGCGGGTGCGGCTCCGTCGACACTTGAGCGGGGGGAAGATTCCCCTGGAACGTCCGCTTCAGTGCACCGCGCGTGCCCGCGTGCGTCACCGAGGGGGAGCTGGCTCCCCTCCCCCACCGCGTGCGGCCCCGGAGCCACGCCTTCGCGCGGCCCCGGACGCACGCCCGGCCTCCTAGCCGAAGAGCTCCTTCACCTTGTCGAAGAAGGTCTTCGACTGGGGATGGGTCTCCTCGCCGGACACCTCCGCGAAGCGCTCCAGCAGCTCGCGCTGCTTGGACGTCAGCTCCGTGGGCGTTTCGATGATGACGCGCACGTGCTGGTCGCCCCGCTGCTGGCTGTGCAGGTGCGGGATGCCCTTGCCGCGCAGCCGGAACACCTTCCCGGACTGGGTCCCCTGCGGGATGGTCATCTTCACCTTGCCGTCCAGCGTGGGCACGTCGATCTTCGCGCCCAGCGCCGCCTGCGTGAAGGACACCGGCACCTCGCAGAAGACCTCGTACTCCTCGCGCTGGAAGAGCGGGTGCTCGCGCACGATGACCGTCACGTACAGGTCGCCCGGAGGCCCGCCCCGGTCACCCGGCTCGCCCATGCCGCCCAGCCGCACGCGCGTGCCGTTGTCCACGCCGCCCGGGATGGCGACCTCGATGACCTCTTCGGACGGAATCTTCCCGGAGCCCCGGCACTTGCCGCACGGATCCGGGATGGTGGCGCCCGAGCCGCCGCAGTCACCGCACGGCCGCGACACCGCGAAGAAGCCCTGCGAGTAGCGCAGCTCCCCGCTGCCGCCGCACGCCGCGCAGGGCCGGGGGGCCGCGCCGCTCTTGCTGCCGGAGCCGGAGCAGGTGTCGCACTTCTTCGGACGGGGGATGGTCACCTTCGGACGGCAGCCGAACGCGGCCTCCTCGAAGCTGATCTCCAGGTTGTAGCGCAGGTCCGCGCCCCGGCTGTTGCGCTGCCGGCCACGCCCGCCGCCACCCCCGAAGATGTCGCCGAAGATCTCTCCGAAGATGTCGTTGATGTTGACGCCCTGGAAGCCGCCGCCCGCGTCCCCGAAGGGGTTGCCCGCGTGTCCGAAGCGGTCGTACTTCGTGCGCCGGTCCGGATCGCTCAGGACCTCATAGGCTTCCGAGGCCTCCTTGAACTTCTCCTCGGCCTCGTGGTTCCCGGGGTTGCGGTCCGGGTGGTACTGCAACGCGACCTTCCGGAACGCGCTCTTCAGGTCCTGCGCCGAGACATTCTTCTGGACGCCCAGGACCTCGTAGTAGTCGCGCTTCTGCCCTGCGGCCCCTGCCATTGAATCGAACCCCTGGAAATTGCTGGCGTTTTCAAGCTGCGTAGAGAATCGGAGTCACTATAACGCAGCGAAACTCGCCAGCAATCCAGGCCCGGTCCAACCCTCCGTGCGGCAGTGAGCCGTGCTTACACGGTCCAGACGCGGTTCACGGTCAGCTCCATGCGAGCGAGCCGGCGCTTGAGGGCCGGGTCCACGGGGCCGTTGATGGACCACTTGGGGACCACGAAGTGCAGCTCCGCGTTGTAGAGCTTCGCGGCGCTGGCCAGGAGGCTCCAGCGGTTCTCCGCGGTCGGATCATCCACCATGCCCGGGGTGACGATCTCCAGGATGATGGGCGTGCGGGCGGAGTCGGACTGGCGGCAGGTGAAGTCCGGCCGGTGATCCTCGATGGTGCCGGAGAGCACGGGCGGCGGCATGAAGCCAGGGAGCCGGGCCTTGATGTCCGAGTAACCGATGGTGCGGAAGTACTCGGCCATCAGCCAGAGCAGACGGCGGCGCTCTTCATCATCCACGACCGACTCGCAGCCGGGATTGAACAGGACTTCTTTCTCGGAGTTGGTTTCCATGGCGCCTCTCAAGCTGTCCGCATGTGTGGGATGCGGCAACGCAGGCGGGCGCGAGCGCTCCCTGACCGGCCGTGGGGCAGGCGGCCATGCACGCCCGCTTCCCATGTCCCTTTGGCTTGGACGCCACCGTCGCCTCGGTGACAGAGTGCGCCCCCTCCCGTGGCCCCCCGTCCCTCCGCGCACGTCTATCGCCGGCTCCTGGGCTACCTGAGCCCGTACCGCCGGTTGCTCCTCGCGGGCACGCTGGCCTCGCTCACCGCCGCGGCCGCTACCGCCGCGTACGCCTGGATCGTCGGACCGCTGCTGCGCGCCGTCCTCACCGGCGCCCCCGTCACCGTCGCGGGGATGACCCTGTCACCGGAAGCCCTGCTGTCCCGCCTGCCCCTGCTGGTGGTCGCGGTGGCGCTGGTGAAGGCCACCGCCCAGTTCCTCCAGGGCGGCCTGATGCAGCGCTTGGGCCAGCGTGTGATGGCCGACCTGAGGGGCTTTCTCTACGGCCGCCTGCTCGCCCAGCCGCCTTCTTTCTTCGAGCAGCGGCACTCGGGAGAACTTGTCTCCCGGTTCACCTCGGACGTACCCCTGGTGGAGTTCTCCGTCACCCAGGCCTTGTCATCGTACGTAAGGGATGGGCTGCAGATCGTCTCACTGCTGGCGACCTGCTTCCTCATCGACGCGAAACTCTTTCTCTTCACGTTCGTCGTCGTGCCGGTGACGGTGTTGCCGGTGAACCGGTTCGCGCGTTCGCTGAAGAAGGTGGCGACCCGCTCGCAGGCGAACCTGGGCGCGCTCAGCGCCATCACCGCCGAGCAGCTCCAGAACCTCCCGGTGGTGCAGGCCTACGGCACGGTGCCGCGCGCGCTGGAGTCCTTCGACCAGGAGGCGGAGGCGTACCTGTCGGAGATGCGCCGCTCGCTCTTCATCCGCGGCGCGTTCAGCCCCACGGTGGAGCTCTTGGGCATCGTGGGCGTGGCGGCGGCGGTGGCGTGGGGCGCCCGCGCGGTGTCCATGGATCCGTCGCTGGCGGGGCGGCTGCTGTCCTTCATGGCGGCGGCGCTGCTGCTCTACCAGCCGGTGAAGTCGCTGAGCGGCACGCTGTCCCAGGTGCTGACGGGGCTGGCGGCGGCGGAGCGCCTCTTCGCGCTCGCGGACGCGCCGGTGCCGCCGGACGTGGGCGCGGAGGCTCCGCCCCTGTCTCGCGCCCTGGAGCTGTCCGGCGTGCGCGCCACCTACGCGGACGGCCGGGAAGCGCTCAAGGGCGTGGACCTGACGATTGCCGCGGGCTCGCGCGTGGCGCTGGTGGGCCCGTCCGGCGCGGGCAAGACGACGCTGTTCTCCGTGCTGCTGGGCTTCCTGCCCCCCAGCGGCGGCGAGGTGAAGTGGGACGGCCTGCCGCTGTCCTCGCTGAAGGCGTCCAGCGTGCGCGGCCAGGTGGCGTGGGTGCCGCAGGAGCCGGTGCTCTTCTCCGGCACCGTGCGCCACAACCTGCGCCTGGGCCAGCCGGACGCGACGGACGACGCGCTGTGGGAGGCGCTGCGGCTGGCGCACGCGGAGGACTTCGTGCGCGCGCTGCCCGGCGGCCTGGATGAGCCCGTGGGCGAGCGGGGCAGCCGGCTGTCCGGCGGACAACGCCAGCGGCTGGCCCTGGCGCGAGCCTTCCTGTGCCGCCCCTCCCTGCTGCTGCTGGATGAGCCCACGAGCGCCCTGGACGCCACCAGTGAGGCGGCGGTGGGCGCGGGGCTCCAGGCGCTGATGAAGGGCCGCACGGTGCTGGTCATCGCGCACCGCCTGAGCACCGTGCGCGACGCGGACCTCATCGCCGTGGTGGAGGGCGGACAGGTGGTGGAGGCCGGCACGCACGAGCAGTTGCTCGCGCTGCGCGGCCGCTACGCGCGGCTCCTGGGCGAAGGCGCCGTCGCCGCCTGAGCATGCGCCATGCCGCCCCACGGTCGGGACGGCGCGAGCGTGGGAGGACCGCCCTGGCCGCACGCACCGCCTGAACTGGTCTGACTATCGGACCAGTTGGGACTGGCCCCGTCCGCACGCACTGCCTGAACTGGTCCGATTGTCGGACCAGTTGGGAACGCCTCGGGCCCGCTCCGTCCGCACGCACCGCCTGAACTGGTCCGACTGTCGGACCAGTTGGGAGCGCGCCGGGCCCACTCCATCCGCACGCACCGCCTGAACTGGTCCGACTGTCGGACCAGTTGGGACTGGCCCCGTCCGCACGCACCGCTTGAACTGGTCCGACTGTCGGACCAGTTGGGCGCGTGGCGGGACCGCCCCCCTTCCGCACGCACCGCCTGAACTGGTCCGACTGTCGGACCAGTTGGGCGTGCACCGGGCGCGAGGGTCCGGCCGGGAGGCCCATGACCTGGAGGGCCATGCCCTCCGACCCGGGGCCGGTGTCCGCTCGCGCCGTGCCCCCATTCCCGGCCTTGCGCGGCCGGGCACGCCCTGCGACCCTTCCGCCCTGGCCATGCCTCCGACGCCGCCGCCCCGCGAACGAGAGCCGCTGTCGCTCAACGCGCTTCTGCTGGTGCCTGCCCTGCTGCTGGCCGCGGGCGCCTGCGTCGCGGTGGCCGCCCGGCACTTCGCGCTGGCCGCGTCCTTCACCGTCACGCTCGTCCTCGTCCCGCTCGTCTTCCGGCTGTGGACGCGGCCCTGGTACCGGGGGCTCGTGCTGCGCGGGCTGGGCCTGTTCATCGCCGGCATGCACGTGCCCATGCTCGCGGGCGGCGTGCTCGCCTACGGCCGCATCGGCTGCGACGGTCCTGACTGCAGCCAGACACTCCTCTGGGGAATCGTGCTGGCTCCCATCGCCGGCGCCGCCTGCTCTGTCGTGTACTGGCTCGTGGGTCGTCCCCCCGTCTGAATTACCAGGAATCGATGACACCCTATTCTTACTGGAAATGCTTGTTCCAGTGAGACCCCACGTCGCGCCCGGACTGTTCGTCGTGGCGCTGGCCGTCCCCGCCACGGTGTGCGTGTTGGGGGGCACGCTGCCCGCGTTGCTGGGCAGTCCCTCCGGCCTGTTGAGCGTGGTGACCTCCGCGGGGCCCTTCGCGGTGCTGCTGGGGTTCGCGCTGCTGGTGGAGGTGCCGCTGCTCACCTTCGCGGCGGGGTCCACGCTGCTGGGCCGCACGGTGCCACTGGCGGTCATGGTGGGCATGGCGACGGTGCCCTGGACGCTGGGCCTGCTGGGCACGGAGGTGCTGCTGGAGCAGATGCAGGCGGCGCTGCCCTTCGTGTCCGCCACCGACGCGGGCGTCGCGCTGACGTCGGGGATGGGCAAGGCGATGGCTCCCCGGCTGC comes from Corallococcus macrosporus and encodes:
- a CDS encoding WD40 repeat domain-containing protein, with protein sequence MSLRTGGFVLAGALALTGCAHTAAGLSPDTATRLASTPGGFLSGAVEGFDGEPAVLNRKDFIWALDFAPSGHRVAYTRLGDKAYHVSIWDLAPSASKAGDAGAPVMLADPQVNVQQYDLEGVAFSPDGARVATVSRSGAVQLFDATTGAQVGALATEEPLVSVAFHPDGRWLAVGSAQGLVSLLSVPELTFGAEARLHMGPVSALAFAADGTLYSGGWDKHVRASDTPEQALKPDVARTHFERRGGFAAVQGRVDSGPPVVLALDSRTPVVVLTTAAAAASGIDVAFLKDTVTVPGALGNTVARLARGRTLRFKAMTLPGVDVAVCDACVPQGSQGVLGAPFSERVDTVFDETTAEAVLTLKGGPPEGAPSGTARALTPRLDFTFPAHVNDVTVDARGQRLGVAFSQEKAERNRTVYERERKGIEEPQGPWNAGALVNAASGQVLHKWELHHGVVSTAAISPDGRSLATGGWDRRVYLFVDGAPEAKGELEFGWSVRRVRFAPDGRQVGVAAWTPQKATGSQESDPAAVVVGVRYASPTVEPRAAPAAPAAQ
- a CDS encoding penicillin-binding protein activator, with the protein product MEVLSASRRALVAALALTLTACPKSPSRTDSRDDTSGGDTTQNNRPRVEAKQDATANAALAQARTQAQSNPDKKQAAEAYLSVRKAYPATTAGQDALYNAGVLYFEAKDYANARKAFNELLFENPLYAQAEDAKHKLAVSAMEVGAYRDAYQTLTSLAERASGEEKEQLLKEAARAAEGAGLYSQALSSAVKEAGDAQTPEEKTAAVQKVEQLVEGRASFLDIARVQEGLSPSNPAWPVLQFKLARIYYHLRDWTRLEETLQTYLREAPNSAFAPQAKDLLARATRRVEVRPRTVAVLLPMTGRYQPIGEAVLRGVKLALQGSDIELVVKDTQGDVNKTGTAMEQLAFDDGAIAALGPLLVDDTKRAALLAEELQVPLLTLSRQEGITDIGPYVFRNMLTNSAQARAIADYAMNVKGYKRFAVLYPNIPYGVELANEFWDDVVSRGGAVRGAESYSYDQTTFTGEAKRLVGRYYLEDRGDWAEAVRDVQGEKITDAYRRRKAMEKAKSGVEPIIDFEGLFIPDDWRRVSLVTPALAVEDIVTNACDPRDLERIRKTTGKKDLKTVTLFGTNQWSSPKGRSGLPELLERGGKFVTCSVYVDGFFVDSQRPATQKFVKTYRDAYRELGRDPGLLEAIGYDSARMVRQVIDKQRPNSRAAMREALAGLKDFDGATGRTSFNDKREADKQLFLLSVDSKGVNEINVEKEKAAVRGSGS
- the dnaJ gene encoding molecular chaperone DnaJ, with amino-acid sequence MAGAAGQKRDYYEVLGVQKNVSAQDLKSAFRKVALQYHPDRNPGNHEAEEKFKEASEAYEVLSDPDRRTKYDRFGHAGNPFGDAGGGFQGVNINDIFGEIFGDIFGGGGGRGRQRNSRGADLRYNLEISFEEAAFGCRPKVTIPRPKKCDTCSGSGSKSGAAPRPCAACGGSGELRYSQGFFAVSRPCGDCGGSGATIPDPCGKCRGSGKIPSEEVIEVAIPGGVDNGTRVRLGGMGEPGDRGGPPGDLYVTVIVREHPLFQREEYEVFCEVPVSFTQAALGAKIDVPTLDGKVKMTIPQGTQSGKVFRLRGKGIPHLHSQQRGDQHVRVIIETPTELTSKQRELLERFAEVSGEETHPQSKTFFDKVKELFG
- a CDS encoding ABC transporter transmembrane domain-containing protein is translated as MAPRPSAHVYRRLLGYLSPYRRLLLAGTLASLTAAAATAAYAWIVGPLLRAVLTGAPVTVAGMTLSPEALLSRLPLLVVAVALVKATAQFLQGGLMQRLGQRVMADLRGFLYGRLLAQPPSFFEQRHSGELVSRFTSDVPLVEFSVTQALSSYVRDGLQIVSLLATCFLIDAKLFLFTFVVVPVTVLPVNRFARSLKKVATRSQANLGALSAITAEQLQNLPVVQAYGTVPRALESFDQEAEAYLSEMRRSLFIRGAFSPTVELLGIVGVAAAVAWGARAVSMDPSLAGRLLSFMAAALLLYQPVKSLSGTLSQVLTGLAAAERLFALADAPVPPDVGAEAPPLSRALELSGVRATYADGREALKGVDLTIAAGSRVALVGPSGAGKTTLFSVLLGFLPPSGGEVKWDGLPLSSLKASSVRGQVAWVPQEPVLFSGTVRHNLRLGQPDATDDALWEALRLAHAEDFVRALPGGLDEPVGERGSRLSGGQRQRLALARAFLCRPSLLLLDEPTSALDATSEAAVGAGLQALMKGRTVLVIAHRLSTVRDADLIAVVEGGQVVEAGTHEQLLALRGRYARLLGEGAVAA